Proteins found in one Cellulomonas palmilytica genomic segment:
- a CDS encoding ArsR/SmtB family transcription factor, giving the protein MVEDDERLDRAFLALADPVRRQIVARLSRGPATVNELAEPHAISLQAVSKHIHVLEQAGLVTRTRDAQRRPVHLAPEALERLTAWIDRYRLIHESRFRSLDALLAQDHPQQEDPS; this is encoded by the coding sequence GTGGTGGAGGACGACGAACGGCTCGACCGGGCTTTCCTGGCCCTGGCCGACCCCGTGCGTCGCCAGATCGTCGCTCGCCTGTCGCGCGGCCCCGCCACCGTCAACGAGCTCGCCGAACCGCACGCCATCTCACTGCAGGCGGTCTCCAAGCACATCCACGTGCTGGAGCAGGCGGGCCTCGTCACCCGCACGCGCGACGCGCAGCGCCGCCCCGTGCACCTCGCCCCCGAGGCGCTCGAGCGCCTCACCGCGTGGATCGACCGCTACCGGCTGATCCACGAGAGCCGCTTCCGGTCCCTCGACGCGCTCCTCGCGCAGGACCACCCCCAGCAGGAGGACCCGTCATGA